GAAGAACTCACGGAGGGACTCGGCGGAAGCCTGCACCTTGGCGGTGTCGATCTTGGCGTAGTAGTCCTTCTGGAGGGCCCAGAGGGTGACGACCTGTTGCTCGATCGGAATCGGGTTGAAGGCAGGCTGCTTGAAGAGTTCGACGATGCGGTTACCGCGGTCGAGCTGGGCCTTGGTTTTGGCGTCGAGGTCGGAGCCAAACTGAGCGAAGGCGGCGAGTTCGCGGAACTGGGCGAGCTCACCCTTGAGTTTACCACCGACCTGCTTGGTGGCCTTGATCTGCGCGGCGGAACCCACACGGGACACGGACAGACCGACGGAAACGGCCGGGCGGATACCCTGGTTGAAGAGGTCGGTCTCGAGGAAGATCTGACCGTCGGTGATGGAAATCACGTTGGTCGGAATGTAGGCGGACACGTCGCCGGCTTGGGTCTCAATGATCGGGAGGGCGGTGAGGGAGCCCTTGCCGTTGAGGCGCGCGGCGCGCTCGAGGAGGCGGCTGTGGAGATAGAAAACGTCACCCGGGTAAGCCTCGCGACCGGAGGGGCGCTTGAGGATGAGGGAGATCTGGCGGTAGGCCACGGCGTGTTTGGAGAGGTCGTCATAGACGATGAGCGCGTCCATGTCGTTTTCCATGAACCACTCGCCGATGGCGGCGCCGGAGAAGGGGGCGAGGTATTGGTTGGCCGGATTGTCGGCGGCCGGAGCGGCGACGATCACGGTGTATTCGAGGGCACCGGCGGCTTCGAGGGCGGCGAGGGTGCGCACGATGTTGGAGTTCTTCTGACCAACCGCGACGTAGATGGAGTAGACCGGTCGGAACTTCGGGTCGCCGGACTCGAGGCCGACCTTGTTGATCTTGGCCTGGTTGATGATCGTATCGATCGCGATGGTGGTCTTACCGGTGCCGCGGTCGCCGATGATGAGCTCACGCTGGCCGCGACCGATCGGAATCATGGAGTCGATGGCCTGGATGCCGGTGAAGAGGGGCTGGTCGACCGACTTGCGGGCGATGATGCCGGGAGCGATGCGTTCGACGGGGAAGGTTTCCTTGGCGTCGATCGGGCCTTTGCCGTCGACCGGGTTGCCGAGGGCGTCGACCGTGCGGCCGAGCAGGGCCTTGCCGACAGGAACGGAAAGGAGCTTGCCGGTGGTGAGGACCTCGTCGCCTTCCTTGAGTTGGGAGACGTCGCCGAGAACCACGCAGCCGACCTCATCTTCTTCCAAGTTGAGGGCGATGCCGGTGACGCCGCCGGGGAAGGTCACCATTTCGTTATACATCACGTCGGAGAGGCCATCGATCTTGGCCACGCCGTCGGCGACGGTGCGAATGCTGCCGGTGTTCTTTTTGACCGCCTTGTTGGAGAGGTTGGCGATCTGGGATTCGATTTGTTCGAGGACGGTGCTCATGGCTGCGCGGGGCGCGGTTGCGGTTTAAGGAGTTTGGATTGTTGAAAAAGGGGTGGGGTCAGACCGAAGCGGCGAGGGCGTCGAGTTGGCCGGCGACGGTGGATTCGTAAACATCGTCGCCGATGCGCACGCGCAGGCCGGCGATGAGGTCGTCGTTGCGCTTGGCGGTCGCGGAGACGTGGCGCTTGTATTTCTGGGTGAGCGCGCCACCGATGGCACCGAGGACGGACTCGGAGACGTCGCCGGCGTGTTCCACGACGGCGTTGGTCTTGGCGAGTTCCTGGGCGATGCGGCGGTGGTAGATCTTGAGCACGGCCAGCGGTTGGGCGGGCGGGTGCTTTTCAAGATAAGCCAGCACACCGGCGACACGCTCGGGATCGACCGCGCCGTCGGAACCAAGGCTCAGCTGGGTGAGCTGCTTGGCGAGTTCGGTGGTTTGTTTGGAGGTGGCCACGGGGGAAAAGCGGAAACGCTGAAATTAGAAAATGCTGAGATCGAGTCAGCTTAGGCGACGGTGAGCTCCTTGGCGGCGGCGTCGTTGTAACGCTTGCGCTCGTCGTCGGAGAGTTCCTTGGCCAGCACCTGGCGGGTGGTGGCGACGACGAGGCGGGCGATCTCGCCGCGAGCTTCGGCGATCATCTTGCGGTGCTCGAGCTCGGTGGCGTGCTGCGCCTTGGTGATGATCTCCTGCGCCTTGGTGGTGGCTTCCTGGGTTTGCTTCTCCATGAAGGCCTTGGCGGATTGGCGGGCCTCATCGATGATCTTGGAGGCTTCGCCCTGGGCGGTCTTGATGATCTCGGCGCTCTCCACCTGGGCGGCGTCGAGTTTGGTCTTCATCTCCTCGGCATGCTTGATGCCGGCGTCGATTTTTTCCTGACGCTCTTCCATCGTGCCGATGACGGGCTTGATGATTTTGAAGTATACGACTGCAAAGAAGATCAGGAAGCCGATCAGCTGCAGGACGATGTAGCGTCCTTCGATACCGAAGTCACCGAGTCCGAATTTCTCCAACACGCCTTGGGTGGCACCGGCTTCGGCGGCGGCGAGGATGAGGTTGTTCAGCATAACGAGAGGAAGTTGAGGAGACGGAATGAAAAGGGGGGACCTCACCGGCCGGTCGAAAACGCGACCGATGAGGTAAAACAAAAACCTAGCTTATTTCGCGAGGAAGAGGGCGAGGATGCCGAGACCTTCGGCGAGAGCCATACCGATAATGGCCTGAACGAGGATCTTACCGGAAGCGCCCGGGTTGCGGCCGACGGCTTCAGCCGCCTTGTAGCCGATGAGGCCCACGCCGATAGCGGCGCCGAGCAGACCGAGACCAGAGGCGATGTTGCCAGAGATTTCAGCGAGGATCATGATGATGTGTTGGGTTTGGAGGTTTGGTTGCAGTTGCCGCCGTGCACGCTCTTGGCATGCTCCCGACGGTAAATTGGGGAAAGCTTAGTGGGCCTCGGCGTGACCCTCCTCGTGGTCGTGATCGTCGCCGTGATTGCAGATGAGGCCGATGTAAACCGCGCTCAGGAGCGTGAAGACCGTCGCCTGAATGAGGCCGACCAACATCTCCATGAAGTAGAACACAAAGAAGAAGCCGGTGCCGTGGAGCAGGTTCTCACCACCAAAGATGTTGCCGAAGAGACGCACCGAGAGGGTGAAGGGACGGATGAAGATGGAGAAGACTTCGATGCAGCCCACGATGAGGAACACGAGGGTCAGGATCGGGTAGAGCCAGCCGGGGGTCTCGGCTTTATCGGCCTTGTTGCCGAAGAGGTCGATGAAGAGGACCTTGGGGCCCGCATACTTAAAGACAATGATTGCCCAGGCGCCGAACGAGAGCAGCGCGAGCGCGATGGTGCCGTTGAAGTCGGAGGTGAAGGGACGGATGAGCGGCGTGAAGTGCTCGTGGCCGGCGGCGTCATGGCCGTGCCAGCCGATGGTGCCGACGCCGGGGATGAGGCCCATCCAGTTGTTCACCAGAATAAAGATGAAGAGCGTGGCGAGCAGCGGGAAGGCGGCCGGGAAGGCCTTCTTGCCGACGATGGGCTCGAAGAGGTCACGCAGACCGGTGATGAGCGCCTCCATGACGGCTTGACCCTTGGAGGGGCGAATGGACGGTTTGCCGACCATCCACATCAAGAGGAGGATGATGACACCGGTGAAAGCCCAGGCGGTGATGATGGCGTTGGTGAAGGTGCCGTTGAAGAAAAGCGGCTCAGCACGCGGCGACACACCGGCACCGTCACCAGCAGCAAACGCCGTGGCGGCGGTTGCAAGAAGGAGGGCAAAATTGCGGAGTTTGGATACCCGGAACATGGAGGTATTAGCGGTGCAAGTAAGG
This portion of the Actomonas aquatica genome encodes:
- the atpA gene encoding F0F1 ATP synthase subunit alpha encodes the protein MSTVLEQIESQIANLSNKAVKKNTGSIRTVADGVAKIDGLSDVMYNEMVTFPGGVTGIALNLEEDEVGCVVLGDVSQLKEGDEVLTTGKLLSVPVGKALLGRTVDALGNPVDGKGPIDAKETFPVERIAPGIIARKSVDQPLFTGIQAIDSMIPIGRGQRELIIGDRGTGKTTIAIDTIINQAKINKVGLESGDPKFRPVYSIYVAVGQKNSNIVRTLAALEAAGALEYTVIVAAPAADNPANQYLAPFSGAAIGEWFMENDMDALIVYDDLSKHAVAYRQISLILKRPSGREAYPGDVFYLHSRLLERAARLNGKGSLTALPIIETQAGDVSAYIPTNVISITDGQIFLETDLFNQGIRPAVSVGLSVSRVGSAAQIKATKQVGGKLKGELAQFRELAAFAQFGSDLDAKTKAQLDRGNRIVELFKQPAFNPIPIEQQVVTLWALQKDYYAKIDTAKVQASAESLREFFATRKDALLTKIRETAKLTDEIEAELKTACDEWASSQG
- a CDS encoding F0F1 ATP synthase subunit delta; translated protein: MATSKQTTELAKQLTQLSLGSDGAVDPERVAGVLAYLEKHPPAQPLAVLKIYHRRIAQELAKTNAVVEHAGDVSESVLGAIGGALTQKYKRHVSATAKRNDDLIAGLRVRIGDDVYESTVAGQLDALAASV
- the atpF gene encoding F0F1 ATP synthase subunit B; its protein translation is MLNNLILAAAEAGATQGVLEKFGLGDFGIEGRYIVLQLIGFLIFFAVVYFKIIKPVIGTMEERQEKIDAGIKHAEEMKTKLDAAQVESAEIIKTAQGEASKIIDEARQSAKAFMEKQTQEATTKAQEIITKAQHATELEHRKMIAEARGEIARLVVATTRQVLAKELSDDERKRYNDAAAKELTVA
- a CDS encoding F0F1 ATP synthase subunit A encodes the protein MFRVSKLRNFALLLATAATAFAAGDGAGVSPRAEPLFFNGTFTNAIITAWAFTGVIILLLMWMVGKPSIRPSKGQAVMEALITGLRDLFEPIVGKKAFPAAFPLLATLFIFILVNNWMGLIPGVGTIGWHGHDAAGHEHFTPLIRPFTSDFNGTIALALLSFGAWAIIVFKYAGPKVLFIDLFGNKADKAETPGWLYPILTLVFLIVGCIEVFSIFIRPFTLSVRLFGNIFGGENLLHGTGFFFVFYFMEMLVGLIQATVFTLLSAVYIGLICNHGDDHDHEEGHAEAH
- a CDS encoding ATP synthase F0 subunit C, with product MILAEISGNIASGLGLLGAAIGVGLIGYKAAEAVGRNPGASGKILVQAIIGMALAEGLGILALFLAK